From Musa acuminata AAA Group cultivar baxijiao chromosome BXJ3-8, Cavendish_Baxijiao_AAA, whole genome shotgun sequence, one genomic window encodes:
- the LOC135645054 gene encoding sugar transport protein MST3-like, whose protein sequence is MAGGGVVSTGKGKEYPGQLTLFVFLTCIVAATGGLIFGYDIGISGGVTSMDSFLSKFFPEVLAKEKADKSTNQYCKFDSQLLTSFTSSLYLAALIASFFASSVTRAFGRKWSMLGGGLTFLVGSALNGAAVNVLMLILGRILLGIGVGFANQSVPLYLSEMAPARLRGMLNIGFQLMITVGIFAANLINYGTAKIKGGWGWRVSLALAAVPACIISLGALFLPDTPNSLIERGHSEEAKQMLRRIRGTDDINEEYNDLVAASQESKVVKHPWSNIMKRKYRPQLTMTILIPFFQQVTGINVIMFYAPVLFKTIGFGSEASLMSAVISGLVNVFATFVSIFTVDKLGRRKLFLQGGIQMIICQIIVGTLTAIKFGTSGEATLSKAYAAFVVLFICVYVAGFAWSWGPLGWLVPSEIFPLEIRSAGQSINVSVNMLFTFVIAQAFLSMLCHMKFGLFYFFAGWVVVMTIFIALFLPETKNVPIEEMILVWKAHWFWGKFIADDDVRVEMGGAEFKPAV, encoded by the exons ATGGCGGGCGGTGGGGTCGTCAGCACCGGGAAAGGGAAGGAGTACCCGGGGCAGCTCACCCTCTTCGTTTTCCTAACCTGCATCGTCGCTGCCACCGGCGGTCTCATCTTCGGCTACGACATCGGAATCTCTG GTGGGGTGACGTCGATGGATTCCTTCCTGAGCAAGTTCTTCCCGGAGGTGTTGGCTAAGGAGAAGGCGGACAAGAGCACCAACCAGTACTGCAAGTTCGACAGCCAGCTGCTGACCAGCTTCACGTCGTCGCTGTACCTGGCGGCGCTGATCGCCTCCTTCTTCGCGTCGTCGGTGACCAGGGCTTTCGGGCGCAAGTGGTCCATGCTAGGCGGCGGGCTCACCTTCCTGGTCGGCTCCGCTCTCAACGGCGCTGCTGTTAACGTTCTAATGCTGATCCTCGGTCGCATTCTCCTCGGTATCGGCGTCGGCTTCGCCAACCAG TCTGTTCCGCTGTACCTGTCGGAGATGGCGCCGGCACGCCTCCGGGGTATGCTCAACATCGGCTTCCAGCTCATGATCACGGTGGGAATCTTCGCCGCTAACCTCATCAACTACGGCACCGCCAAGATCAAGGGCGGCTGGGGTTGGCGCGTCAGCCTCGCACTTGCCGCCGTTCCCGCATGCATCATCTCCCTCGGCGCCCTGTTCCTCCCCGACACTCCCAACTCCCTAATCGAGCGCGGCCACTCCGAGGAGGCCAAGCAAATGCTCCGCCGCATCCGCGGCACCGATGACATCAACGAGGAGTACAACGACCTGGTCGCCGCCAGCCAGGAGTCCAAAGTGGTGAAGCATCCCTGGTCCAACATCATGAAGAGGAAGTACCGCCCGCAGCTCACCATGACCATCCTCATTCCCTTCTTCCAGCAGGTCACCGGGATTAATGTGATCATGTTTTACGCACCCGTGCTCTTCAAGACGATTGGTTTCGGCAGCGAAGCCTCTCTCATGTCCGCTGTCATCAGCGGGCTCGTCAACGTATTCGCCACCTTCGTCTCCATCTTCACCGTCGACAAGCTCGGCCGAAGGAAATTGTTCTTGCAAGGAGGAATCCAGATGATTATTTGTCAG ATCATCGTGGGAACCTTGACCGCAATCAAATTTGGGACCAGCGGGGAGGCTACTCTTTCCAAGGCGTATGCAGCATTCGTGGTGCTGTTTATTTGTGTCTACGTAGCTGGGTTTGCGTGGTCTTGGGGTCCCCTGGGATGGCTGGTTCCCAGCGAGATCTTTCCTCTGGAGATCAGGTCGGCGGGACAGAGCATCAATGTCTCCGTCAACATGCTTTTCACCTTCGTCATCGCCCAAGCATTCCTCTCCATGCTCTGCCACATGAAGTTTGGCCTCTTCTACTTCTTCGCTGGATGGGTGGTGGTCATGACGATCTTCATCGCCCTGTTCCTCCCGGAGACGAAGAATGTCCCCATCGAAGAGATGATCCTGGTGTGGAAGGCTCACTGGTTCTGGGGCAAGTTCATTGCAGACGACGACGTCCGCGTCGAGATGGGCGGTGCCGAATTCAAGCCAGCCGTGTGA
- the LOC135645813 gene encoding uncharacterized protein LOC135645813: MAPRPFACFGRRRGRETSASKPPVANATADQTQEEQRRMGPVLVELFSSQGCGTSPEAEGVVSRLGRGDFEGDLPPVAVLAFHVEYWDYRGWRDPFGSSIWTVRQKAYVDVLHLDTLYTPQVVVNGRAQCVGTDPDAVFAAVRSAPRFISPTMQATFQKPAPGTLQVSFTGALQTKVDGSGADVMVALYQSGLVTDCDQGENKGRVLTNDYVVRRLEKLVSVKDVSAKKNISGSVHFTLWDGFNSAKCGLLLFVQNASLQTFGVQQFQIPQEDTI, translated from the exons ATGGCGCCCCGGCCGTTTGCGTGCTTCGGCCGAAGACGCGGACGGGAGACCTCGGCATCTAAACCGCCGGTCGCGAACGCAACGGCGGACCAGACGCAGGAGGAGCAGCGGCGGATGGGACCCGTGCTGGTGGAGCTGTTCTCGTCGCAGGGGTGCGGCACCTCCCCGGAGGCGGAGGGCGTGGTGTCGCGGCTGGGGCGAGGAGATTTCGAGGGGGACCTGCCGCCGGTGGCGGTGCTGGCGTTCCACGTGGAGTACTGGGATTACCGTGGCTGGCGGGACCCCTTCGGCTCCAGCATATGGACCGTGCGGCAGAAGGCCTATGTGGACGTGCTGCACCTCGACACCCTGTACACGCCCCAGGTGGTGGTGAACGGCCGCGCCCAATGCGTCGGCACCGACCCTGACGCCGTCTTCGCCGCCGTCCGTTCCGCCCCCAGATTCATCTCTCCCACCATGCAG GCGACGTTCCAAAAGCCCGCCCCCGGCACACTGCAGGTGTCCTTCACGGGGGCGTTGCAGACCAAGGTGGACGGGAGTGGCGCCGACGTGATGGTAGCACTCTACCAGAGCGGGCTCGTCACCGACTGCGACCAGGGCGAGAACAAGGGCCGCGTCCTCACCAACGACTACGTCGTCCGCCGTCTCGAGAAGCTCGTCTCCGTGAAGGACGTCTCGGCAAAGAAGAACATCTCCGGCTCCGTCCACTTCACCCTCTGGGACGGGTTCAACAGTGCAAAATGCGGCTTGCTCCTCTTCGTCCAGAATGCCTCCCTCCAGACTTTTGGCGTGCAGCAGTTCCAAATCCCACAAGAAGACACCATCTGA